A DNA window from Luteolibacter luteus contains the following coding sequences:
- a CDS encoding LysM peptidoglycan-binding domain-containing protein, producing MKFSSLSVKRRPVKKGALRTLFANIPRKKVRAATAAAPMPEMDGDVPNLGIARALVVILIIHVVAIAGIFAHSHWFEGPEQKAAIAAKQDAIIPAKPLPDAQASLPKLNPDDQTYITTTGDTYTNIATKHGVTEQDLRAANDNLELRAGRILRIPPRTIVAEISPELAKLREGSAVLEIPADDLRNGEWQETTTTATTPAASNPSTPVLARPNVRPANVVVEHDTPSIAHAPAAIPVAETPAATKKYTVKSGDTFWKIAQAHNTTPAAVMKANKISDPKKLKVGMQLMVP from the coding sequence ATGAAGTTCTCGAGTCTCTCCGTGAAACGCCGCCCGGTGAAGAAGGGCGCCTTGCGCACTCTCTTCGCGAATATTCCTCGCAAGAAGGTCCGTGCTGCTACGGCAGCCGCGCCCATGCCGGAGATGGATGGTGATGTGCCCAATCTCGGCATCGCCCGCGCGCTGGTGGTGATCCTGATCATTCACGTCGTGGCCATCGCCGGCATCTTCGCACACAGCCACTGGTTCGAAGGCCCGGAGCAAAAGGCGGCGATCGCTGCCAAGCAGGATGCGATCATTCCCGCGAAGCCCTTGCCCGATGCCCAAGCGTCGCTGCCTAAGCTGAATCCTGATGACCAGACGTACATCACCACCACCGGTGATACCTACACGAACATCGCGACGAAGCACGGCGTGACGGAGCAGGACCTCCGCGCTGCAAATGACAACCTCGAGCTTCGTGCGGGCCGCATCCTGCGCATTCCGCCACGGACTATCGTGGCTGAAATCTCACCGGAACTGGCCAAGCTCCGTGAAGGCTCCGCGGTTCTGGAGATCCCCGCCGATGACCTTCGCAATGGTGAATGGCAGGAGACGACCACAACCGCGACGACGCCCGCGGCGAGCAATCCCAGCACCCCGGTGCTGGCCCGCCCAAACGTGCGTCCTGCCAACGTGGTTGTAGAGCATGACACTCCTTCCATCGCCCATGCCCCGGCCGCCATTCCGGTTGCTGAAACTCCGGCCGCCACGAAGAAGTATACCGTGAAATCCGGTGATACCTTCTGGAAGATCGCCCAAGCTCACAACACCACGCCGGCTGCGGTGATGAAGGCGAACAAGATCTCCGATCCGAAGAAGCTGAAGGTGGGGATGCAACTGATGGTCCCCTGA
- the mraY gene encoding phospho-N-acetylmuramoyl-pentapeptide-transferase, with protein MLYWIYEWWKAAFDAEKAAGVQDWAHTFSFLNLLGYITFRAALGCLLAFVVSVIAGPRVIRRLISLKVGQPIRTAAEVHKLAELHGGKVGTPTMGGVLILGSVLVSVFVCARPLNPFVAVCSCTMAALGLLGFCDDYKKVKQKKSDGVSARTKLFWQLVVALVAACFIYFKKEISGFGATPEELQKGLAGFRLGAEPIGIGQICFPLFKSGIVDLGFLIIPFFAAVIIGCSNAVNLTDGLDGLATGCTITVALAYGILAYLAGHFYMATDYLVIPYNRYVGELAVLLLSLAGAGFGFLWFNCHPAKVFMGDTGSLAIGGALGTAAICVKQELLLVIIGGVFVMEAMSVMLQVGSFKLRKKRIFAMAPIHHHFELRGWHESQVIIRFWIMSIMLALFGLALLKIV; from the coding sequence ATGCTGTACTGGATATACGAATGGTGGAAAGCGGCGTTCGACGCCGAGAAGGCGGCTGGCGTTCAGGATTGGGCTCATACGTTCTCGTTTCTCAATTTGCTTGGTTACATCACGTTCCGCGCGGCACTGGGCTGCTTGCTCGCGTTCGTGGTCAGCGTGATCGCCGGCCCGCGGGTGATCCGGAGGCTGATCTCGCTGAAGGTGGGTCAACCGATCCGCACGGCGGCGGAAGTGCACAAACTCGCCGAGCTTCATGGTGGGAAGGTAGGAACGCCGACGATGGGTGGCGTGCTGATCCTGGGTTCCGTACTGGTTTCGGTTTTCGTCTGCGCCCGTCCGCTGAATCCTTTCGTGGCCGTTTGTTCCTGCACGATGGCAGCCCTCGGCTTGCTAGGCTTCTGTGACGATTACAAGAAGGTGAAGCAGAAGAAGTCCGATGGGGTCAGCGCCCGCACGAAGCTCTTCTGGCAGCTGGTGGTTGCGCTGGTGGCCGCTTGCTTCATCTATTTCAAGAAAGAGATCTCGGGTTTCGGCGCGACTCCCGAGGAACTGCAGAAAGGCTTGGCGGGCTTCCGTCTCGGGGCTGAACCGATCGGCATAGGCCAGATTTGCTTTCCCCTTTTCAAGTCGGGGATCGTGGATCTCGGCTTCCTGATCATCCCCTTCTTCGCGGCAGTGATCATCGGCTGTTCCAACGCCGTGAATCTTACCGATGGCCTCGACGGTCTGGCGACCGGCTGCACCATTACCGTGGCGCTGGCCTATGGGATCCTCGCTTACCTTGCGGGTCACTTCTACATGGCCACGGACTACCTGGTCATTCCCTACAATCGTTATGTGGGTGAGCTCGCGGTGTTGTTGCTCTCCCTTGCTGGAGCGGGCTTCGGCTTCCTGTGGTTCAACTGCCACCCGGCCAAGGTTTTCATGGGCGATACCGGTTCGCTGGCGATCGGCGGAGCGCTGGGGACGGCGGCGATCTGCGTGAAGCAGGAATTGCTGCTGGTGATCATCGGCGGTGTCTTCGTGATGGAGGCGATGTCGGTGATGCTGCAGGTGGGGAGCTTCAAGCTGCGGAAAAAGAGGATCTTCGCCATGGCTCCGATCCACCACCACTTCGAGCTTCGTGGCTGGCATGAAAGCCAGGTGATCATCCGTTTCTGGATCATGTCCATCATGCTCGCCCTCTTCGGTCTGGCCCTTCTCAAAATCGTCTGA
- a CDS encoding UDP-N-acetylmuramoyl-tripeptide--D-alanyl-D-alanine ligase: protein MTPIDANTLARHAGGELAAGRGDVLANAVSTDTRTIPAGSVFFALRGERFDANDFARQALHSGASIVVVERWEGDAPENGAVIRVPDSLAALQRLAAWYRRQRELPVVGITGSNGKTSTKDFASAVLGQAYQVCATRGNLNNHIGVPLSVLSLEEGHTAAVFEMGMNHPGEIAPLCEIARPGLGIITNIGTAHIEYMGSRESIAEEKGALARSLPEGGALFIPAGCDFHDYFKRRTKAKVITVGNGRGLIRAEDLRQEDGGSRFTLVIDDKPVADVRLPVTGRHMVTNALLAAGAGWFFGMQPEAIAKGLSSTVLTSGRLRRFTSGGVVVFDDTYNANPESMAAAIDTLAETPVRENSGQRFAVLGRMAELGSHAPEAHLRIGRLAAERGLVVVAVGEGSQGIAEGAGRAEHFPDGTAAAAWLAGHAKPGDVVLFKGSRSAAIERVMNQAFPSQD, encoded by the coding sequence ATGACTCCCATCGACGCAAACACCTTGGCCCGGCATGCCGGTGGCGAACTCGCCGCTGGACGGGGTGACGTGCTTGCGAATGCCGTTTCCACGGACACGCGGACGATTCCTGCGGGCTCGGTTTTTTTTGCCCTGCGCGGCGAGCGCTTCGATGCGAACGATTTTGCGCGGCAAGCCCTTCATTCCGGTGCTTCCATCGTCGTGGTGGAGCGTTGGGAGGGAGATGCTCCGGAAAACGGTGCCGTGATCCGCGTGCCCGACAGCCTCGCCGCCCTGCAGCGTCTGGCTGCGTGGTATCGCCGCCAGCGCGAGTTGCCGGTGGTGGGTATCACCGGCTCGAATGGCAAGACGAGCACGAAGGACTTTGCCTCGGCGGTGCTCGGGCAGGCTTATCAGGTTTGTGCCACGCGCGGGAACCTGAACAACCACATTGGTGTTCCGCTCAGTGTGCTCTCGCTGGAAGAAGGCCATACGGCCGCGGTCTTCGAGATGGGGATGAATCATCCCGGTGAGATTGCTCCGCTCTGCGAGATTGCCCGCCCCGGCCTCGGCATTATCACGAATATCGGCACCGCCCACATCGAGTATATGGGCAGCCGGGAATCGATTGCTGAAGAGAAGGGGGCGCTGGCTCGCAGCCTGCCTGAGGGCGGTGCGCTCTTCATTCCTGCGGGATGTGATTTTCACGACTACTTCAAGCGTCGTACCAAGGCGAAGGTGATCACGGTTGGCAACGGCCGCGGTTTGATCCGGGCAGAAGACCTTCGCCAAGAAGATGGCGGGTCGCGCTTCACGCTGGTGATCGATGACAAGCCGGTGGCGGATGTGCGCTTGCCCGTGACCGGACGCCACATGGTAACGAATGCACTGCTCGCCGCCGGTGCCGGATGGTTCTTTGGCATGCAGCCGGAAGCCATCGCGAAAGGGCTCTCCAGCACCGTGCTGACTAGCGGGCGACTGCGCCGTTTCACCTCGGGCGGCGTGGTGGTATTTGACGATACTTACAACGCGAATCCCGAGTCGATGGCAGCGGCAATCGACACGCTGGCGGAAACTCCCGTGCGCGAGAATAGCGGCCAGCGCTTCGCGGTCCTGGGTCGCATGGCTGAGCTCGGGTCACATGCTCCGGAGGCCCATCTGCGGATTGGCCGCCTTGCCGCCGAGCGAGGGCTCGTGGTCGTGGCCGTGGGCGAAGGCTCACAGGGCATCGCTGAAGGCGCGGGCCGCGCTGAACATTTTCCCGATGGTACCGCTGCTGCCGCATGGCTGGCAGGTCATGCCAAGCCGGGTGACGTCGTGCTTTTCAAAGGCAGCCGCAGCGCTGCGATCGAACGAGTGATGAACCAGGCCTTCCCCTCCCAAGACTGA
- a CDS encoding UDP-N-acetylmuramoyl-L-alanyl-D-glutamate--2,6-diaminopimelate ligase gives MILRDLIASLERPLSTGSLDVEVLAVTADSRLVEPGTAFVAVRGGSRDGRQFIPVALEKGAAVIIADSAADSGFPENVPYIHVSDTRHALAAFASLLAGEPSKKLKLAGVTGTNGKTTTAFLLHHLMKRVWHRAGLLGTVLVDDGEEVKTATHTTPGPVELNALLARMSDHGCRGAAMEVSSHGIDQKRVEGIAFDAAIFTNLTQDHLDYHGTIDAYAQTKFSWFEALAANPLGKKPVAVVNFDDGYGEKLVVQLGDRLPLIRYGFNVHCDFRANNFKQSARGMEFELTAKGKSYLVRSPLIGRFNVYNSLAALAAASSMKIPMREAVAALAESPQVPGRMEHCGTKDGVSVFVDYAHTPDAIENACRTLKELNPNRLITVFGCGGDRDRKKRPLMGKAAAEYSDACIVTSDNPRSEDPESILKEIESGMTGSRYKLVVDRAEAIRIAIHAAAKGDIVLIAGKGHEPYQQFADRTIDFDDRKEARRALAERPEEPNRKR, from the coding sequence GTGATTTTACGCGATCTCATCGCCTCCCTTGAACGCCCGCTCTCCACCGGGTCCCTTGACGTCGAAGTCCTCGCCGTTACCGCTGACTCGCGCCTTGTAGAGCCCGGCACCGCGTTTGTGGCCGTTCGTGGCGGAAGTCGCGATGGCAGGCAATTCATCCCGGTGGCGCTGGAAAAAGGCGCTGCAGTGATCATCGCGGATTCTGCCGCCGACAGCGGATTTCCGGAAAATGTCCCTTACATCCACGTCAGCGATACGCGGCATGCCTTGGCAGCCTTCGCGAGCCTCCTCGCGGGCGAGCCGTCCAAGAAGCTGAAGCTCGCTGGTGTCACGGGGACCAATGGCAAGACGACCACCGCTTTCCTGCTCCACCATCTGATGAAGCGTGTCTGGCATCGTGCCGGCCTGCTTGGTACCGTGCTGGTGGACGATGGCGAAGAGGTAAAGACCGCCACACACACCACTCCGGGGCCAGTGGAGCTGAATGCCCTGCTCGCCCGGATGTCCGATCACGGCTGCCGGGGCGCTGCGATGGAGGTTTCCTCCCACGGCATCGATCAGAAACGCGTGGAAGGCATCGCCTTCGATGCGGCGATCTTCACCAACCTGACCCAGGATCATTTGGACTATCACGGTACGATCGATGCCTATGCGCAGACGAAGTTCTCGTGGTTCGAAGCGCTGGCCGCGAATCCGCTCGGCAAGAAGCCAGTGGCAGTGGTGAATTTTGATGATGGCTACGGCGAGAAACTCGTCGTCCAGCTCGGCGATCGCCTGCCGTTGATCCGTTACGGCTTCAACGTCCATTGCGACTTCCGGGCGAACAACTTCAAGCAGAGTGCCCGCGGCATGGAATTCGAGCTGACGGCGAAGGGGAAATCCTACCTCGTTCGCTCGCCGCTGATCGGCCGCTTCAATGTCTACAATTCGCTCGCCGCGCTGGCTGCTGCCAGTTCGATGAAGATCCCGATGCGCGAGGCCGTGGCCGCCCTTGCGGAGTCGCCGCAAGTTCCCGGTCGCATGGAACACTGCGGAACGAAAGATGGCGTGAGCGTTTTCGTGGACTACGCACACACACCGGACGCGATCGAAAATGCCTGCCGCACCCTGAAGGAGCTGAATCCGAACCGTCTGATCACCGTCTTTGGATGTGGCGGCGACCGCGATCGGAAGAAGCGTCCGCTGATGGGCAAGGCAGCGGCGGAGTACAGCGATGCGTGCATCGTGACCTCTGACAATCCCCGCAGCGAAGATCCGGAGTCGATCTTGAAAGAAATCGAATCCGGAATGACCGGATCGCGTTACAAGCTCGTGGTCGATCGCGCCGAAGCCATCCGCATCGCGATTCACGCGGCGGCGAAGGGCGACATCGTGTTGATCGCTGGAAAGGGCCACGAGCCGTACCAGCAATTTGCCGACCGAACCATCGACTTTGACGATCGCAAGGAAGCGCGCCGCGCGCTTGCCGAGCGTCCGGAAGAACCCAATCGCAAACGATGA
- the murD gene encoding UDP-N-acetylmuramoyl-L-alanine--D-glutamate ligase, producing the protein MTLAGKNVVILGAGRSGRAAAALALREGAEVHVHDAAFVIEGMPVEVHLHPGASVEKGKEIKSDLLVISPGIDTFGPMVEAYSANAGEMIGETEFASRYYTGRIVGITGTNGKTTTTELVERILRAGGYDAAPCGNYGTPLSEIVLRDPVPNAVSLELSSFQLETIRGFRPDVSIWLNFAPDHMDRYPTVQAYFDAKFRIFENQTESDTAVVRSGENLPAIRPQVITFSTEDSSADWFSDGRRILRKGEAVLDLEASTRMRGLHNAENAMAAIAACEAIGISIADATRALDGYAPPLHRCELVRTLDGVEYLNDSKATNLHALESALRSQTRPVVLIAGGKEKGLDYAPVVPLLEKKAVAAVTYGQIAAPLASVFASAVPVEQTVTLADAVTIARRLAPRGSTILLSPGTSSFDQFSGYEQRGDVFREIVLNLR; encoded by the coding sequence ATGACTCTCGCTGGAAAAAACGTCGTGATCCTCGGGGCTGGCCGGAGTGGCCGGGCCGCGGCGGCGCTTGCCCTTCGTGAGGGTGCGGAGGTTCACGTGCATGATGCCGCCTTCGTCATCGAGGGCATGCCTGTAGAGGTCCATCTGCATCCCGGTGCCTCGGTGGAAAAGGGAAAAGAGATCAAGAGCGACCTGCTCGTGATCAGCCCGGGAATCGATACCTTCGGTCCGATGGTGGAAGCTTACTCGGCCAATGCCGGTGAGATGATCGGCGAGACCGAATTCGCCTCCCGTTACTACACCGGCCGAATCGTCGGTATCACCGGGACCAACGGAAAGACCACCACCACGGAGCTCGTCGAGCGCATCCTGCGTGCCGGTGGCTATGATGCGGCTCCTTGCGGCAACTACGGCACCCCACTGAGCGAGATCGTCCTGCGCGATCCGGTGCCGAATGCCGTCTCGTTGGAGCTGAGTTCCTTCCAGTTGGAGACGATCCGCGGATTCCGGCCGGACGTCTCGATCTGGCTGAACTTCGCTCCGGACCACATGGACCGCTACCCGACGGTCCAAGCCTATTTCGACGCGAAGTTCCGCATCTTCGAGAATCAGACGGAATCGGATACCGCCGTGGTTCGTTCAGGAGAAAATCTCCCGGCGATCAGGCCGCAGGTTATCACTTTCTCGACGGAAGATTCCTCGGCCGATTGGTTCTCCGATGGCCGCAGAATCTTGCGCAAAGGTGAGGCAGTCCTGGATCTCGAAGCCAGCACCCGCATGCGTGGCCTGCACAATGCGGAGAATGCGATGGCTGCCATTGCTGCTTGCGAGGCAATCGGCATCTCGATTGCCGATGCCACGCGCGCCCTTGATGGCTATGCACCGCCGCTTCACCGCTGCGAACTCGTCCGAACCCTTGATGGCGTGGAGTATCTCAATGACTCCAAGGCCACGAACCTCCATGCACTGGAAAGTGCGCTGCGCTCCCAGACCCGGCCTGTCGTGCTGATTGCGGGCGGCAAGGAGAAGGGGTTGGACTATGCTCCGGTAGTGCCGCTGCTTGAAAAGAAGGCGGTGGCCGCCGTAACCTATGGCCAGATTGCGGCACCTCTCGCTTCCGTGTTCGCGAGCGCGGTCCCCGTCGAACAAACGGTAACCTTGGCCGATGCCGTGACCATCGCCCGCCGCTTGGCTCCGCGCGGCAGCACCATACTCCTTTCCCCGGGCACCTCCTCATTCGATCAGTTCTCCGGCTATGAACAGCGTGGAGATGTCTTTCGTGAAATCGTTCTCAACCTTCGCTGA
- the rsmH gene encoding 16S rRNA (cytosine(1402)-N(4))-methyltransferase RsmH has protein sequence METFNTKEAGDGAYDYHLSVLPEEVSEWMEAREGKLIIDGTLGGGGHSEAFLKAGASVLGVDRDPEALAYATKRLAAYGDRFRTWQGNFADLRDIPEVRGDSRADGLLLDLGVSSRQLDAAERGFSFRGAGPLDMRMGPSCEFDAAEVVNTWPEAELVKILFELGEEPQARRIAAAIVKRRATRKFEITTDLADCIEKALGGRGRIHPATKAFQAIRMAVNDELGSLERAMEASVDLLKPGGRLLIITFHSLEDRMVKRFMQHRSKPYIDRPDWPEPRPNPDWCFRLPVRKAIAAGEKELRINPRARSAKLRVAELLDPATSPR, from the coding sequence TTGGAGACTTTCAATACCAAAGAGGCTGGCGACGGTGCCTACGACTACCATCTCTCCGTGCTCCCTGAAGAGGTGAGCGAGTGGATGGAAGCACGCGAAGGCAAGCTGATCATCGATGGCACCTTGGGTGGCGGCGGACACAGCGAGGCTTTCCTGAAGGCCGGAGCCTCGGTGCTTGGTGTCGATCGCGATCCTGAAGCGCTGGCTTACGCGACGAAGCGTCTGGCCGCCTATGGTGACCGTTTCCGCACTTGGCAGGGCAACTTTGCAGATCTCCGGGACATCCCCGAGGTCCGGGGGGATAGCAGAGCCGATGGCCTGCTTTTGGACCTCGGGGTTTCTTCCCGGCAACTCGACGCCGCGGAACGAGGTTTCTCGTTCCGCGGCGCCGGGCCCCTCGACATGCGCATGGGTCCGTCCTGCGAGTTCGATGCGGCCGAGGTGGTGAACACCTGGCCGGAAGCGGAACTGGTGAAGATCTTGTTCGAGCTGGGCGAAGAGCCTCAGGCCCGCCGCATCGCCGCCGCGATCGTGAAGCGCCGTGCGACCCGCAAGTTCGAAATCACGACCGACCTCGCCGATTGCATCGAGAAAGCCCTTGGTGGACGCGGTCGCATCCATCCTGCGACGAAAGCTTTCCAAGCCATCCGCATGGCGGTGAACGACGAGCTCGGCTCGCTCGAGCGTGCGATGGAAGCCTCCGTTGATCTTCTCAAGCCGGGTGGGCGCCTGTTGATCATCACTTTCCATTCATTGGAGGACCGGATGGTGAAGCGCTTCATGCAGCACCGGTCAAAGCCTTACATCGACCGGCCCGACTGGCCGGAACCGCGGCCGAACCCCGATTGGTGCTTCCGGCTGCCTGTTAGAAAAGCCATCGCCGCCGGCGAAAAAGAACTCCGAATCAACCCCCGGGCCCGCAGTGCGAAACTGCGGGTCGCCGAGCTTCTGGACCCAGCCACCTCACCCCGATGA
- a CDS encoding peptidoglycan D,D-transpeptidase FtsI family protein, translating to MTPRAFQSRCIVLCSVLVTGLTLLSVRLVKIQAWDRTHYANKARQTFERREILPGFRGKIVDRNEEVLAKSMPVGSVWVNVKHLEDPTIVAYPLAYERVSADPGWDQLDAAARRRRVLAERGIILKESEEMKEGVLTEKALAQAVNLLARPLGMRREDMHAKITESIKKGRGEFLLAKDLPADAAEGVRAIIDKNLLEGFFLRDSFKRWYTSPTLATHVVGYTGETVEKDDEGSDTYLQIGKFGIEAATETYLAGRDGWQEHLRAANGARIPGDSSSLKPPRAGLNVQLTLDMGVQAIIEEELDAGLAEFESKRGCVIVMEPKTGEILGMVSRPHFNNLNRLENLDEPCYALQAIYEPGSTMKIVPAGAAINERLVTPQTTIFCHNGHYQQGKVSVPDLHGYGNLTVEGVLQKSSNIGAYKLAQQLGMSRYYDYVEKWGYGKKTGILLSGESRGIVRNTGNPTDFSRASYGYSLAVTPLQVACAYSVIAGDGKLRKPHIVKSVIANDGTVVERYEPEVVNTVLRPETAKVMRSALEKVVQKGGTATQAAVPGYKVGGKTGTARRIKDGKYQMGHYIVSFAGIMPAEDPAFVCVVVVDDPMTTKVNRYGGSIAGPIFGKIGNRLAAHMNLTPTEPVDQKEDKLAGTQKP from the coding sequence ATGACGCCGCGCGCCTTCCAATCCCGTTGTATCGTTTTGTGCTCGGTCCTGGTGACCGGGCTCACTTTGCTTTCGGTGCGTCTGGTGAAAATCCAGGCATGGGACCGGACGCATTATGCGAACAAGGCGCGCCAAACCTTCGAGCGCCGGGAGATCCTGCCCGGCTTCCGCGGCAAGATCGTGGATCGGAACGAGGAGGTGCTCGCAAAGAGCATGCCCGTCGGTTCCGTGTGGGTGAATGTCAAACACCTCGAGGATCCGACCATCGTGGCCTATCCGCTCGCCTATGAGAGGGTCAGTGCCGATCCGGGCTGGGACCAGCTTGATGCGGCTGCCCGCCGTCGCCGGGTGCTCGCGGAGCGCGGAATCATCCTCAAGGAATCCGAGGAGATGAAGGAAGGCGTCCTTACGGAGAAGGCCTTGGCCCAAGCCGTGAACCTTCTCGCCCGCCCGCTGGGAATGCGGCGTGAAGACATGCACGCCAAGATCACCGAATCGATCAAGAAGGGAAGGGGGGAGTTCCTCCTGGCGAAGGATCTTCCCGCCGACGCAGCCGAGGGGGTGCGGGCGATCATTGATAAGAATCTGCTGGAGGGCTTCTTCCTGCGCGATTCCTTCAAGCGTTGGTATACGTCACCCACGCTTGCCACCCACGTGGTCGGCTACACCGGCGAAACCGTGGAGAAGGACGATGAAGGATCTGATACCTATCTTCAGATCGGGAAGTTCGGCATCGAAGCCGCGACGGAAACCTACCTTGCCGGGCGTGATGGATGGCAGGAGCATCTCCGCGCCGCGAATGGCGCGCGCATCCCTGGTGATAGCTCCAGCTTGAAGCCACCCCGCGCGGGCCTCAATGTCCAACTGACCCTGGACATGGGTGTGCAAGCGATCATCGAGGAAGAGCTGGATGCCGGCCTTGCGGAATTCGAGAGCAAGCGTGGCTGTGTGATCGTGATGGAGCCGAAGACCGGGGAAATCCTGGGCATGGTGAGCCGTCCCCATTTCAACAACCTCAACCGCCTCGAAAACCTCGACGAGCCTTGCTACGCACTGCAGGCGATCTACGAGCCGGGCAGTACGATGAAAATCGTACCAGCCGGTGCCGCGATCAACGAGCGGCTGGTCACCCCGCAGACGACCATTTTCTGCCACAACGGCCACTACCAGCAGGGGAAAGTGAGCGTGCCCGACTTGCACGGCTACGGCAACCTGACGGTCGAGGGCGTGCTTCAGAAGTCCAGCAACATCGGTGCGTACAAGCTGGCCCAGCAGCTCGGCATGTCCCGCTACTATGACTATGTCGAGAAGTGGGGCTACGGCAAGAAGACCGGGATCCTGCTGAGTGGCGAGAGCCGCGGCATCGTCCGGAACACGGGCAATCCCACCGACTTCTCCCGGGCTTCCTATGGCTACTCCCTGGCTGTCACTCCGCTTCAGGTGGCCTGCGCCTACAGCGTGATCGCCGGTGACGGGAAGCTGCGGAAGCCACACATCGTCAAATCGGTGATTGCGAACGACGGTACGGTGGTGGAGCGCTACGAACCCGAGGTGGTGAACACCGTGCTCCGCCCCGAGACGGCGAAGGTGATGCGTTCCGCGCTGGAAAAGGTGGTGCAGAAGGGCGGCACTGCCACCCAGGCTGCGGTTCCCGGTTACAAGGTCGGTGGAAAAACCGGCACCGCGCGACGGATCAAGGATGGCAAATATCAGATGGGGCACTACATTGTTTCCTTCGCGGGCATCATGCCTGCCGAGGATCCCGCCTTCGTCTGCGTCGTGGTGGTGGACGATCCGATGACCACCAAGGTCAACCGCTACGGCGGCAGCATCGCCGGCCCCATCTTCGGCAAGATCGGTAACCGCCTCGCCGCTCATATGAATCTCACTCCCACCGAACCGGTGGACCAAAAAGAAGACAAGCTCGCCGGAACCCAGAAGCCGTGA
- a CDS encoding FtsW/RodA/SpoVE family cell cycle protein — MSRSASIILCTAVAALTVLGLIMLASTSAWVKNVEEPYHFLTRQAQMVVLGLVGACFLSRLDPIWLRKFWPWALAAVCLMLVFCFVPGIAKPELGSNRWIKVPGLGVFQPSELAKVVGIIAMSGWFARWQTETHTFWRGFILPGMIIGLPVGLIAIETDVGSALALSVAAASLFFCVGTRLYYLVPTAIAGMTAAFLFVHSNENRWTRIEAWMDLEKHQLGKGMQQWRALLAFGNGGPWGVGLGNGSEKFGTLTFAHIDFIFPVVGEELGLPFTLGAVLCYVLIAISGFMISAQASNMFDRCMAVGLTCVIVVPAMVNIAVVTAVFPNDGLPLPFVSYGGTSLLISMGAVGLLCGIHRRSRVVDERPVPLVGVKSYAVKL; from the coding sequence ATGTCCCGTAGCGCTTCCATCATCCTCTGCACTGCCGTCGCGGCCCTGACCGTGCTCGGTCTCATCATGCTGGCCAGCACCAGTGCATGGGTGAAGAATGTGGAAGAGCCGTACCACTTCCTGACCCGTCAGGCCCAGATGGTCGTTCTGGGTCTGGTGGGTGCTTGTTTCCTCTCCCGTCTGGATCCCATCTGGCTGCGCAAGTTCTGGCCTTGGGCGTTGGCGGCCGTGTGCCTGATGCTGGTGTTCTGCTTCGTGCCAGGAATCGCGAAGCCCGAGCTCGGCTCGAATCGATGGATCAAGGTCCCGGGTCTCGGGGTGTTCCAGCCTTCCGAGTTGGCGAAGGTGGTTGGCATCATCGCCATGTCCGGCTGGTTTGCACGCTGGCAGACGGAAACCCACACCTTCTGGCGTGGCTTCATCCTGCCCGGCATGATCATCGGGCTTCCGGTAGGTTTGATCGCCATCGAGACCGATGTCGGCTCGGCGCTCGCTCTTTCCGTTGCGGCGGCGTCCCTTTTCTTCTGTGTAGGCACCCGGCTCTACTATCTGGTCCCCACGGCCATCGCGGGTATGACCGCCGCCTTCTTGTTCGTGCACTCGAACGAGAACCGCTGGACCCGTATTGAGGCTTGGATGGATCTCGAGAAGCACCAGCTTGGCAAGGGGATGCAGCAATGGCGTGCCCTTCTTGCCTTCGGTAACGGGGGGCCTTGGGGTGTTGGCTTGGGGAATGGCTCGGAGAAATTCGGAACGCTGACTTTCGCGCACATTGACTTCATCTTCCCGGTGGTCGGTGAAGAACTTGGCCTCCCCTTCACTCTCGGTGCAGTGCTTTGCTACGTTCTGATCGCGATTAGTGGATTCATGATTTCAGCGCAGGCTTCGAACATGTTCGACCGTTGCATGGCGGTTGGCCTTACCTGTGTGATCGTTGTTCCTGCGATGGTGAATATCGCGGTGGTCACTGCCGTGTTTCCGAATGACGGCCTGCCGCTTCCCTTCGTCAGCTACGGCGGCACCAGTTTGTTGATCTCGATGGGCGCGGTTGGCCTGCTCTGCGGCATTCATCGCCGGTCCCGAGTAGTGGACGAACGTCCCGTCCCGCTTGTCGGGGTGAAGTCCTATGCGGTGAAGCTGTAG